ACCCTTTCACAGAAGCTTCGAACAAGCGCCGGCTGCATGTCCGCGCGCAGCGTAATACGTATGGCTGCCTTGCCTTGAGCGACCACCGGGAAAAATACCGCGCTGGTGAAAAATCCCTGTTCGGCCAATTCACAGGCAATACGATTGGCCACAGCAGCCTGACCGCACTTGATCAACCGAATGGCCATGTTGCTGTGGCACTGATCGGTGCTGATCAGGCTGTCGAAGAGGCAGATGTTAGCCTCAAGATCGCTTTGCAGCGTGACAAACTCGGCGCTGCGATGCAGGCGGATCGACGCTCTGCCGGCACCGATCGCCGCGCAGTTGAGACTCTGCGACCAGTTGCTTGGCCCGCCGTAGCGTTGCACAAGCGTCTTCTGTCTCCCGTTGCCCAGCATCACCAACCCGCCGCTGGCGCCAAACGACTTGGCCAGTGACGCGACGATCAGGCAGTCCTCCTCCAGCGCCGCCACCCGTGGCCGAACGAGGCCGGCGCCCTGCTGACCGACAGCGGACAACGCGTGGGAATCATCCAGATAAAGAAACAACCCGTAGCGATCCTTCAAGTACAGCAGACCTTCCATGTTGGCAACGCCGCCCATGCTGTACGCGCCGTCAGCGACATACGCCACGCGGCCGTGTCGCTGGCAGACGCGTTCGAGGAAATCCATGTCGTTGTGCGGCGCAGTCACCACGAGGGTTTCATCGGCACATGCGGCCTTCAAATGATTCATCGAATAATGCGCGTGACGATCAAACACCATTACCGGTGGCCGGCCTTCGGTAAAGATGCCGCTGGCCAGCAATGGCAGGATTCCAGCGCTGGCGGCGCTGCAAGACAAGGTGCTCAGGCAGACGGCGTCGAACAGTTGCGACAATTCGCTCTCGTATTGCTCGAGAATCGCCAGTTTGCAACGGTTTTTCGAGTTGGCGACGCGCAGGCTGCCGGTTTCGCGCAACGCGGTGATGGCGCCTTCGAGCAAGGCAGGGTGGTGGTCGAGGCCAAGGTATGAGGTCGTACAGAAATGATGGAATTCACGTCCATATTGATCAAGCAGGTGGTTGGGGCTCTTCACTTCGACATTGAGGCCGGCGACTTTGCCCTGTTCGGCGATGTCCCAATCGTGGTCGGCCAAGGCGATGATTTTGCGCAAGTTGGAATACAGATTGGGCGTGTGCAACGGAAGATTCACAGGCGACATTCCTTGAGCGAAGCGATCCATGGGGTGTTGCAATTTGTGTGTGTTGCCAGACTTTACAGAGCGAAAAGTTCGGCAAAAATCGGCTGTTTCCGTGAATCGCGAGAGGCGACGGAGTTTTGTTTGTAGGGCGAAGCGACGAAAGTCTGTCGAGTAATCACCTTTCTCACTTGGGCGAAAGTCGGGCAATCCTGCCGTCACTGGACCAACCCCGATCGGCGAGCCCAACAGGCGGAAGGCTGACCTGAGCTCAACGAAATCTCACCCAAGCGTTCGCATTTCGCGAACGCTCATTGCCGAGAGAAGATTGGATTTTGCGCTTGGCGTTCCTCTAGCCTTGGCCACCTACTCCAAGAACAAGAGGTACCCCGCGATGACTGCCCCTTTGAGTGCGATCAAAGTGATCGAGATCGGCACCCTGATCGCCGCGCCGTTTGCAGCGCGCATGCTCGCCGAGTTTGGCGCCGAGGTGATCAAGATCGAAGCCATGGGTCAGGGCGACCCGCTGCGCAAATGGCGCAAGCTGCACGAAGGCACGTCGCTGTGGTGGTACCTGCAATCACGCAACAAGAAATCCCTGGCACTCAATCTGAAATCTGCCGAAGGCATTGAACTGGTCAAGCAACTGGCCAGCGATGCCGACGTCATCATCGAAAACCTGCGCCCCGGCGCATTGGAAAAACTCGGCCTCGGTTGGGACGTACTCCACGCGCTGAACCCCAATCTTACCCTCGTGCGCATTTCCGGCTACGGCCAGACCGGCCCGTACCGCGATCGTCCGGGTTTCGGCGCGATCGGCGAGGCCATGGGCGGCATTCGCTACACCACCGGCACCCCCGGTTCACCGCCGGCGCGGGTCGGCGTCAGCCTCGGCGATTCGCTGGCTTCGCTGCACGCGGTGATCGGCGCGCTGATGTCGCTGCTGCGGGTCAAGACCGGGCAGGGCGGCGGGCAAGTGGTCGATGTGTCGCTGGCCGAAAGTGTGTTCAACGTCATGGAAAGCCTGGTGCCGGAATA
This region of Pseudomonas sp. R84 genomic DNA includes:
- a CDS encoding CaiB/BaiF CoA-transferase family protein, whose protein sequence is MTAPLSAIKVIEIGTLIAAPFAARMLAEFGAEVIKIEAMGQGDPLRKWRKLHEGTSLWWYLQSRNKKSLALNLKSAEGIELVKQLASDADVIIENLRPGALEKLGLGWDVLHALNPNLTLVRISGYGQTGPYRDRPGFGAIGEAMGGIRYTTGTPGSPPARVGVSLGDSLASLHAVIGALMSLLRVKTGQGGGQVVDVSLAESVFNVMESLVPEYDMLGHVRERSGGALPGIAPSNTYLTADGAYVVIAGNSDPIYKRLMQTIGRDDLAEAAEFAHNDGRAAKSGLLDAAITHWTSSLPIDDVLAALEAAEVPAGRIYSVADIVADPHYLARDMLLNAELPGGATVKMPGIVPKLSETPGGVNWSGPKLGQHTDGILAGLGLTELDIERLKSQGVVQ
- a CDS encoding aminotransferase class I/II-fold pyridoxal phosphate-dependent enzyme; this encodes MNLPLHTPNLYSNLRKIIALADHDWDIAEQGKVAGLNVEVKSPNHLLDQYGREFHHFCTTSYLGLDHHPALLEGAITALRETGSLRVANSKNRCKLAILEQYESELSQLFDAVCLSTLSCSAASAGILPLLASGIFTEGRPPVMVFDRHAHYSMNHLKAACADETLVVTAPHNDMDFLERVCQRHGRVAYVADGAYSMGGVANMEGLLYLKDRYGLFLYLDDSHALSAVGQQGAGLVRPRVAALEEDCLIVASLAKSFGASGGLVMLGNGRQKTLVQRYGGPSNWSQSLNCAAIGAGRASIRLHRSAEFVTLQSDLEANICLFDSLISTDQCHSNMAIRLIKCGQAAVANRIACELAEQGFFTSAVFFPVVAQGKAAIRITLRADMQPALVRSFCERVTGLLRTHHCDLDD